The DNA region TCAAGTTGGCAATATAAACTATTCCTCCCGCCAATTGCATAAATTGACTGTGGTACAGCTCTTGGTGTACACAGATATGCTGGTAATTTTTCTGGATGTTCATTCATCACACGGGCTAATATAAGCTGACATTGTGTGTTCGACTTAATAAAATTTGCTGAAAAAACTTTGCATTGAAGAAATTCCAAGGATAACAGAGGAACTCTGATACATTTTAAAATGTCTGGTACATATTGCGTTCGGTTTTGAAAGTCATGATATAGCCAATTTTCCAGTGCAGAGAACACATCTTCTTCGCTACGGACTTGTATCTTATCACTGGTTAAAAGTTCTAATAATTCAGTTGAGGATAACTTCAAAAATTCTTCATGATTTATAACAtccaaaaaattttgatgaagaTATTCAGTAGCATGCTCTTCTAAATCTCTACAAAAGTATATCTTAGCAAATTCTTTTATTCCAATGCAATTGGCAGAATCAAGTTGGTTCCTAAGAAACTTGGTACATGCCAAACTCAAACTATCAATGTTAAGAAGAGTTGAGCCAGCTAACATTTGCTGAACATTCTcaatatttatttctatttttccaGAGTATGAAAAATCAATCAGCATCTCCATAGTTTTTTCATCAATACCATGGATCTCAATAACATTTTGTAGAGTTTCTAACATACCATTCGTAAACATTGCTCTTAGATAAGGACTAACACCTGCTAAAATAATTCTATGAGCATTAAACTCCCTCTTGTTTACTTTTAAAATGACATCACAgagttttttctcttttcgaAGTTCATTCATAACTTCAAAACATTCTTTCGAAAAATGGAATTTTTGGAAAATTCTGCGTTGAACTCCCATCTTTTAAGATATAAACATCGGAAGCAGTTCCAAACAGGAGAACATAGCGTTTGCAATTGTCGGACATCGCTtgtgaaaacaaatttaatgctTTGGCAAAGATATCAATTTCACTTACCCAGATAAATACCTGTTTTAAAAATGGAACTACTGCGGGACAGTGAAACCATACAATTTGTTTATTACTATTCGGTATAGTAATTTTGCGGAACATGGCAAGGTCGATACATTATGTGTCGTATATACATAGTACGCAGCAATAATTTAAGAAAAGTCTTTTTAATGAAAGAATATGAATGTCAGCTTTATCTTGTGTTACATATTTCTTGGAATTagctatttaaaaattataaaataattttagaaaagtACATGTTCTAttttgcttttgttgttttgatgtttCACTAGTGACACGCAAGCGCGagatatataaacaaatatggtgcgAGAAACGCGGTCGTGATGTTGTTGGGGAATGGCTTTGTAGTTTTGACAGAAAGTTTAATTTCATAAGTAGCTGCCTATCTAGCTATAGagtgttaaaagggatgcaatgtGTGTAAAAAGAATTCGTTTTTGCTGATTATTTGATAAATAAAGTTGTTAACGAAAAGCATACTAACAAAtagtttttaacaaaaagaaaGCGTGGAATAATTTTCCAGACCAAAAGTGATCTGTGAtgaaagtctgctttcgtttaagacttccatttCTAACGTATTtagcaaattctaatggagattgctttttaatttttgttttttatttttttcaattttcacggattataaatgttacagtaCTATGTTTGATTAACGTagtgtatattcgtacgcacttttgcccatttttgagtacgtatatgttcatccgctattcgtacgtaaagtgctttagggttagggttaggattctttttccttttttctatgTATGAATAGCGCTATGCACTATTAATACGCACTTTATGTCATAttaaagtgcgtacgaatatacagtTCCTTTGATTaatgagctgaggcagtctaaacAGTCAGGGAAAACAGCAAATTAGGTTATCATAAACTAATTGGGCTATTTGCCAAATTCATAGAGGAATAACCTAACTTAGCTATGCTATCCTTATTaggctatgaaaattttttaaaagcaaaaaaacaccTTACCGCGCTATCCGCATCTTTATTTCACTCTTTATGTGCAGCCAAATTTCAAAACTTTGATATTTGAAAAAATCATTGCATTTGTACGACGAAACTAAAAGATATTGACCAAAATCGGCAAAATATTTTGCGCATAGTCTAATTAGCTTATAATGGCCTAACTAGGAGATTCTTTGCCTAAACATTGTCTTTCTTCAACCGCCATTTTGAAAACCACATTTCGTTCAACATCCTTATTAGGCTATTTGATATCCTAATTAGGTCATTTTCACaggaatttaaataaatgtaaatatttcGTCAACCCGTCGTTAGTTTtcgttaaaattttgatgttttaggCGCAGCATTGGTAAGACTCAAAACAACAATTAATATGGACGCAAGTGTGCTATTATTTtcgcaaaagttaaaaatatgattttataTCCTAAATAG from Hydractinia symbiolongicarpus strain clone_291-10 chromosome 6, HSymV2.1, whole genome shotgun sequence includes:
- the LOC130647615 gene encoding kelch-like protein 20, giving the protein MGVQRRIFQKFHFSKECFEVMNELRKEKKLCDVILKVNKREFNAHRIILAGVSPYLRAMFTNGMLETLQNVIEIHGIDEKTMEMLIDFSYSGKIEINIENVQQMLAGSTLLNIDSLSLACTKFLRNQLDSANCIGIKEFAKIYFCRDLEEHATEYLHQNFLDVINHEEFLKLSSTELLELLTSDKIQVRSEEDVFSALENWLYHDFQNRTQYVPDILKCIRVPLLSLEFLQCKVFSANFIKSNTQCQLILARVMNEHPEKLPAYLCTPRAVPQSIYAIGGRNSLYCQLDSVERYDIFQDCWHIEKSMNIARTAVAAATMNGCLYAIAGERAVNEPHDNTLYLPYVECYNPILQHWFPIADLSTPRSFVSVVVCNGKLYALGGEDRNSSYNIVERYSRKKNCWKRLKPMKKRRAGAGVTEHDGCIYIAGGYDRTVHCDRASVECYCPEKDEWTFVAELEKARSGLSLVSLDNYIYAIGGRNRGSDHYFNVCERYNPSTMQWVSISSMISPRAWSGIGILRNKIFVVGGFDGFSRLNKVEVYDVDADEWKEVANMNFARAGCGAAVT